Proteins encoded in a region of the Ralstonia pseudosolanacearum genome:
- a CDS encoding HU family DNA-binding protein, protein MTTKSELVAAIAKDAELSNAAAERALNSALENIKKTVAKGGTITLVGFGSFSSGKRAARTGRNPRTGEAIKIPATKTVKFTAGKGFKDAVNKKK, encoded by the coding sequence ATGACGACCAAATCCGAACTCGTAGCCGCCATTGCCAAAGACGCTGAACTGAGCAACGCCGCCGCCGAGCGCGCGCTGAACTCCGCGCTGGAAAACATCAAGAAGACCGTCGCCAAGGGCGGCACCATCACCCTGGTTGGCTTCGGTTCGTTCTCGTCGGGCAAGCGTGCTGCGCGCACCGGCCGTAACCCGCGCACCGGCGAAGCCATCAAGATCCCGGCAACCAAGACCGTGAAGTTCACGGCTGGCAAGGGCTTCAAGGACGCCGTGAACAAGAAGAAGTAA
- the lpxK gene encoding tetraacyldisaccharide 4'-kinase: MPVAQHRLASFVTRQWQRRGWFARMLWPLSLLFGAVSGLRRRLFRWGWLRSVRLPVPVVVVGNVTVGGAGKTPAVIALASALADAGLRPGIVSRGYGAQLKHPRPVREHSRAEDVGDEPLLIARATDLPVWVYPDRVLCAQTLLASHPGCNVIVCDDGLQHYRLRRDIEIVVFDLRMGGNGFLLPAGPLREPMTRHRDATLINDPNYRATPDRPDIYGMRLDLQDAYNLADPALRRPLSQFARLSGDQLLAAAGIGNPERFFASLRAAGLQPATLPLPDHYDFADNPFADAGAETILITEKDAVKCGHLDDPRIWVVPTTPVVDAALVEQVCRRVRALADRSTSQAGAQ, translated from the coding sequence ATGCCCGTTGCCCAGCACCGCCTAGCCAGCTTCGTCACCCGCCAATGGCAGCGGCGCGGCTGGTTTGCGCGGATGCTGTGGCCGCTGTCGCTGCTGTTCGGGGCCGTCAGCGGGCTGCGCCGGCGGCTGTTCCGCTGGGGCTGGCTGCGCTCGGTGCGCCTGCCGGTGCCGGTGGTGGTGGTCGGCAATGTCACCGTCGGCGGCGCCGGCAAGACGCCGGCCGTGATCGCGCTGGCCTCGGCGCTGGCCGATGCGGGCCTGCGCCCCGGCATCGTCTCGCGCGGCTACGGCGCGCAGCTCAAGCATCCGCGCCCGGTGCGCGAGCATTCCCGCGCGGAAGACGTCGGCGACGAGCCCCTGCTGATCGCCCGCGCCACCGATCTTCCGGTCTGGGTCTACCCCGACCGCGTGCTGTGCGCGCAGACCTTGCTGGCCTCGCACCCCGGCTGCAACGTGATCGTCTGCGACGACGGCCTGCAGCACTACCGCCTGCGCCGCGACATCGAGATCGTGGTGTTCGACCTGCGCATGGGCGGCAACGGCTTCCTGCTGCCGGCCGGCCCGCTGCGCGAGCCGATGACCCGCCACCGCGACGCCACCCTGATCAACGACCCCAACTACCGCGCCACGCCCGACCGCCCCGACATCTACGGCATGCGGCTGGACCTGCAGGATGCGTACAACCTGGCCGATCCGGCGCTGCGCCGTCCGCTGAGCCAGTTCGCGCGGCTGTCGGGCGACCAGTTGCTGGCCGCCGCGGGCATCGGCAACCCCGAGCGCTTCTTCGCCTCGCTGCGCGCCGCCGGGCTCCAGCCGGCCACCCTGCCGCTGCCCGACCACTACGACTTTGCCGACAACCCGTTCGCGGATGCCGGCGCCGAAACCATCCTGATCACCGAAAAGGATGCCGTAAAATGCGGCCATCTCGACGACCCGCGCATCTGGGTGGTGCCGACCACGCCGGTGGTCGATGCCGCGCTGGTCGAACAGGTCTGCCGGCGCGTGCGCGCCCTGGCCGATCGCTCAACCTCTCAGGCTGGCGCACAGTAA
- a CDS encoding HutD/Ves family protein produces the protein MKLLLPETMRRMPWKNGGGITTEIAIAPSGATLDAFDWRISTARVEAAGPFSRFASIDRSLSVIAGGCLTLHRADGETVTLAPGGAPVQFAGETAIHATLDAPLSDFNVMTRRGAWAHRADTLAMVAGERRVLSPVRPGMQWMVYCARGGLSVDAPDVGAMPVPQGAALWLDALGGGEALIAQADVAGYLVALWPVA, from the coding sequence ATGAAACTGCTGCTGCCCGAGACGATGCGCCGGATGCCGTGGAAGAACGGCGGCGGCATCACCACCGAAATCGCCATCGCCCCGTCGGGTGCGACACTGGACGCGTTCGACTGGCGGATCAGCACCGCGCGGGTGGAAGCGGCCGGACCGTTTTCGCGTTTCGCCAGCATCGACCGCTCGCTGTCGGTGATCGCCGGCGGCTGCCTGACGCTGCATCGCGCCGACGGCGAAACCGTGACGCTCGCGCCGGGCGGAGCGCCGGTGCAGTTTGCCGGCGAAACGGCGATCCACGCCACACTCGATGCGCCGCTGTCCGATTTCAACGTGATGACGCGGCGCGGCGCCTGGGCGCATCGGGCCGACACGCTGGCGATGGTGGCAGGCGAGCGCCGCGTGCTGTCGCCGGTGCGGCCGGGCATGCAGTGGATGGTCTATTGCGCGCGGGGCGGGCTGTCCGTGGACGCGCCCGATGTGGGTGCGATGCCGGTGCCGCAGGGTGCCGCCCTCTGGTTGGATGCGCTGGGCGGCGGCGAGGCGCTGATCGCGCAGGCCGATGTGGCTGGCTACCTGGTGGCGCTCTGGCCGGTGGCGTAG
- a CDS encoding MotA/TolQ/ExbB proton channel family protein, translated as MFSIIQAAGWPIWPLLIASVLALALIIERFVALQRKKIIPPKVYDEALAVAHQRKATPEVVNTLEQGSPLGRVLAAALRHVVLHPATTREAAKEVVEEAGQNVTHRLERYLNALGTIASVAPLMGLFGTVIGMIEIFGSQTAAGTNPQALAHGISVALYNTALGLVVAIPTLIFWRYFRGVVDSYVVELEHLSATYLDAILPPRRG; from the coding sequence GTGTTTTCCATCATCCAAGCCGCCGGCTGGCCGATCTGGCCGCTGCTGATTGCCTCGGTGCTCGCCCTGGCGCTCATCATCGAACGCTTCGTCGCCTTGCAGCGCAAGAAGATCATTCCTCCCAAGGTGTATGACGAGGCTCTGGCCGTGGCACACCAGCGCAAGGCGACGCCGGAAGTCGTGAACACGCTGGAACAGGGCTCGCCGCTGGGCCGCGTGCTGGCCGCCGCACTGCGCCACGTGGTGCTGCATCCGGCCACCACGCGCGAAGCCGCCAAGGAAGTGGTGGAAGAAGCCGGCCAGAACGTCACCCACCGCCTGGAGCGCTACCTGAACGCACTCGGCACCATCGCCTCGGTGGCGCCGCTGATGGGCCTGTTCGGCACCGTGATCGGCATGATCGAGATCTTCGGCAGCCAGACCGCCGCCGGCACCAACCCGCAGGCGCTCGCGCACGGCATCTCGGTCGCTCTGTACAACACGGCGCTGGGCCTGGTGGTGGCCATCCCGACACTGATCTTCTGGCGCTACTTCCGTGGCGTGGTCGACAGCTACGTGGTCGAGCTCGAGCACCTGTCCGCCACGTACCTCGACGCGATCCTGCCGCCGCGGCGCGGCTGA
- a CDS encoding 3-hydroxyacyl-CoA dehydrogenase, giving the protein MEIRDQVFIVTGGASGLGAGTARALAEAGGKVVIADLNEAAGTALAQEIGGRFVRCDVSSEADGQAAVQAATSLGTLAGLVNCAGIAPASRTVGKAGPHPLDQFARVININLIGTFNMIRLAAAAMTANAPNAGGERGVIINTASVAAFDGQIGQAAYAASKGGVVAMTLAIARDLSRDGIRVMTIAPGIFETPMLLGMPPEVQDALGKMVPFPPRLGKPAEYAHLARAIIENPMLNGETIRLDGAIRMQPK; this is encoded by the coding sequence ATGGAGATTCGCGATCAGGTGTTCATCGTCACCGGCGGCGCATCGGGCTTGGGCGCGGGAACGGCGCGCGCGCTGGCGGAGGCCGGCGGCAAGGTGGTGATCGCAGACCTGAACGAGGCCGCCGGCACGGCGCTGGCGCAGGAGATCGGCGGACGCTTCGTGCGCTGCGATGTCAGCTCGGAAGCCGACGGCCAGGCCGCGGTGCAGGCCGCCACCTCGCTCGGCACGCTGGCAGGGCTGGTGAACTGCGCGGGCATCGCCCCGGCGTCGCGCACGGTGGGCAAGGCCGGGCCGCACCCGCTCGACCAGTTCGCGCGCGTCATCAACATCAACCTGATCGGCACGTTCAACATGATCCGCCTGGCGGCCGCGGCGATGACCGCCAACGCGCCCAATGCCGGCGGCGAGCGCGGTGTCATCATCAACACCGCGTCGGTGGCGGCGTTCGACGGGCAGATCGGCCAGGCCGCCTATGCGGCATCCAAGGGCGGCGTGGTGGCGATGACGCTGGCGATCGCGCGCGACCTGTCGCGCGACGGCATCCGCGTGATGACGATCGCGCCGGGCATCTTCGAGACGCCGATGCTGCTGGGCATGCCGCCGGAGGTGCAGGATGCGCTGGGCAAGATGGTGCCGTTCCCGCCGCGGCTGGGGAAACCGGCGGAGTATGCGCACCTGGCGCGTGCCATCATCGAGAACCCGATGCTCAACGGCGAGACGATCCGGCTCGACGGCGCCATCCGCATGCAGCCGAAGTAA
- a CDS encoding ExbD/TolR family protein: protein MRFRPRHAREEPEINLIPLIDVLLVILIFLMITTTYSRYTELKVNLPTADATKATERPGQIVVSITANGVYSVDKQVLDTRDVTSLSDALRSAAGSGGGPEPVVVINADAQAAHQAVVNVMEAARVAGLSHLTFATQTGNAAR from the coding sequence ATGCGCTTCCGCCCGCGCCATGCCCGCGAAGAGCCGGAGATCAACCTGATCCCGCTGATCGACGTGCTGCTCGTGATCCTCATCTTCCTGATGATCACGACCACGTATTCCCGTTACACCGAACTGAAGGTCAACCTGCCGACCGCCGACGCGACGAAGGCCACCGAGCGGCCGGGCCAGATCGTCGTATCGATCACGGCCAACGGCGTCTACTCGGTCGACAAGCAGGTGCTCGACACCCGCGACGTGACCAGCCTGTCCGATGCCCTGCGCAGTGCCGCGGGCAGCGGCGGCGGTCCCGAGCCGGTGGTGGTGATCAACGCCGATGCGCAGGCCGCGCACCAGGCTGTCGTCAACGTGATGGAAGCCGCCCGCGTGGCCGGCCTGTCGCACCTGACCTTCGCCACCCAGACCGGCAACGCCGCTCGCTGA
- a CDS encoding NHL repeat-containing protein, with the protein MKASRQLSAVDSPTRMTHPPRIPPPTRFMPRHLRGVICGIGLVVLSLGSSLVSGQPILPPTSTVASTVPNNHDVNPYGIAFVPADVPAGTALQPGDVVVSNFNAASNKQGTGTTIVKLVTDGKPVTFFQGQNLGLTTALAVLKSGYVLVGNLPTTNGAAITSTGSLLVITPQGKLLSELKDPILLDGPWDMTVAIDNGPQVTAFVSNVLNGTVARIDLNIGANGATLLQSSHLIASGYAHRPDPAALVVGPTGLAYDMNHDVLYVASTNDNKVFAISKAAALTHDNGPGSVIYQDSNHLRGPLALALAPNGDLVTANGDAINADANHASEVIEFTPQGQFVAVMQVDPSPGSAFGLAFGLSSSGQPQFAAVNDNTNTATVWTLRPVGGN; encoded by the coding sequence ATGAAAGCCTCGCGTCAGCTGTCCGCCGTCGACTCACCCACGCGGATGACCCACCCGCCCAGAATCCCGCCCCCAACCCGGTTCATGCCCCGGCATCTACGCGGCGTCATCTGTGGCATCGGCCTCGTTGTCCTGTCGTTGGGATCCTCCCTCGTAAGCGGACAGCCCATCCTTCCACCAACCTCCACGGTTGCGTCGACCGTACCGAACAACCATGACGTCAATCCGTACGGCATTGCTTTCGTGCCTGCCGACGTACCAGCGGGGACTGCGCTGCAGCCGGGGGACGTCGTGGTGTCCAATTTCAACGCCGCCTCCAACAAGCAAGGCACGGGAACGACCATCGTGAAGCTTGTGACCGACGGCAAGCCGGTCACGTTTTTCCAGGGGCAGAATCTGGGGCTGACCACCGCGCTGGCTGTGCTCAAGAGCGGGTATGTGCTGGTCGGCAACCTTCCGACGACGAATGGCGCAGCCATTACCTCAACCGGCTCGCTATTGGTGATCACCCCCCAGGGAAAGCTTCTCAGCGAGCTGAAAGATCCCATCCTCCTGGACGGTCCGTGGGACATGACAGTCGCCATCGATAACGGCCCGCAGGTCACGGCGTTCGTGTCGAACGTGTTGAACGGCACGGTGGCAAGGATCGATCTCAACATTGGCGCGAACGGCGCGACGCTCTTGCAAAGCTCGCATCTCATCGCGTCCGGCTACGCGCACCGCCCCGATCCCGCAGCGCTCGTTGTCGGCCCAACAGGACTGGCCTATGACATGAACCACGATGTGCTTTATGTCGCATCAACGAACGACAATAAGGTGTTCGCCATATCGAAAGCCGCGGCGCTCACGCACGACAATGGACCGGGAAGTGTCATCTATCAAGACAGCAACCACCTTCGCGGACCCTTGGCATTGGCACTTGCGCCGAATGGCGATCTGGTGACAGCGAACGGCGACGCGATCAACGCCGATGCGAATCACGCGAGCGAAGTCATCGAGTTCACACCCCAGGGACAGTTCGTCGCGGTGATGCAGGTTGATCCGTCTCCTGGCTCCGCATTCGGCCTTGCATTTGGACTGAGCAGCAGTGGCCAGCCACAATTCGCGGCGGTGAACGACAACACAAATACGGCAACCGTCTGGACGTTGCGCCCGGTCGGCGGCAATTGA
- the sodB gene encoding superoxide dismutase [Fe] produces MAHTLPQLPYALDALAPHISKETLEFHYGKHHQTYVTNLNNLIPGTEFENLSLEDIVKKSSGGLFNNAAQVWNHTFYWNGLKPNGGGAPTGALADAINAKWGSFDAFKEAFTKVAIGTFGSGWAWLVKKADGSLDLVSTSNAATPLTTDAKPLLTCDVWEHAYYIDYRNARPKYVEAFWSLVNWDFVASNFA; encoded by the coding sequence ATGGCCCACACGCTCCCCCAGCTGCCGTACGCGCTCGACGCCCTGGCGCCGCACATCTCCAAGGAAACCCTGGAGTTCCACTACGGCAAGCACCACCAGACCTACGTCACGAACCTGAACAACCTGATCCCGGGGACCGAGTTCGAGAACCTGAGCCTGGAAGACATCGTCAAGAAGTCCTCGGGCGGCCTCTTCAACAACGCCGCGCAGGTGTGGAACCACACGTTCTACTGGAACGGCCTGAAGCCCAACGGCGGCGGCGCTCCGACCGGCGCGCTGGCTGACGCCATCAACGCCAAGTGGGGCAGCTTCGACGCGTTCAAGGAAGCGTTCACCAAGGTCGCTATCGGCACCTTCGGCTCGGGCTGGGCCTGGCTGGTGAAGAAGGCGGACGGCTCGCTGGACCTGGTGTCCACCTCCAACGCCGCCACGCCGCTGACGACGGACGCCAAGCCGCTGCTGACCTGCGACGTGTGGGAACACGCCTACTACATCGACTACCGCAACGCCCGTCCGAAGTACGTCGAGGCGTTCTGGAGCCTGGTCAACTGGGATTTCGTCGCGAGCAACTTCGCCTGA
- a CDS encoding DUF2167 domain-containing protein, which produces MAMGFRRTARAWMSALACASLLGAACAAQAQQANTPEQEIKQAWAAAKTAAQPGPTAVTLRDQAKLNIGTGEVFIPQPAAGQLMQAMGNRNNPDMLGLVMPTGGAEWMVVAKYEASGYIKDDDAKDWNVDDLFKSIKEGTDAANAEREKRGIPALEIQGWVERPHYDAAAHRLIWSMAARSKGQPAGEPESVNYNTYALGREGYISLNLITARDHVDADKPAVQKLLANLDFQDGKRYTDFNEKTDKVAEYGLAALVGGIAAKKLGLFAVMAAFFAKFAKVAILAVAGFGAAIAKLFKRKSST; this is translated from the coding sequence ATGGCAATGGGGTTCCGGCGCACCGCGCGCGCATGGATGAGCGCGCTCGCATGCGCATCGCTGCTGGGCGCGGCATGCGCCGCGCAGGCGCAACAGGCGAACACGCCTGAACAGGAGATCAAACAGGCCTGGGCCGCCGCCAAGACCGCCGCGCAGCCCGGTCCGACCGCCGTCACGCTGCGCGACCAGGCCAAGCTCAATATCGGCACCGGCGAAGTCTTCATCCCGCAGCCGGCCGCCGGCCAGCTGATGCAGGCCATGGGCAACCGCAACAACCCCGACATGCTGGGGCTGGTGATGCCGACCGGCGGCGCCGAGTGGATGGTGGTCGCCAAATACGAAGCCTCCGGCTACATCAAGGACGACGACGCGAAGGACTGGAACGTCGACGATCTCTTCAAATCGATCAAGGAAGGCACGGACGCCGCCAACGCGGAACGCGAGAAACGCGGCATCCCCGCGCTGGAGATCCAGGGCTGGGTCGAGCGCCCGCACTACGACGCCGCCGCGCACCGGCTGATCTGGTCGATGGCCGCGCGTTCCAAGGGGCAGCCGGCCGGCGAACCCGAATCGGTCAACTACAACACCTACGCGCTGGGCCGCGAGGGCTACATCAGCCTGAACCTGATCACCGCGCGCGATCATGTGGATGCCGACAAGCCGGCCGTGCAGAAGCTGCTGGCCAACCTCGACTTCCAGGACGGCAAGCGCTACACGGACTTCAACGAGAAGACCGACAAGGTGGCCGAATACGGCCTGGCGGCGCTGGTCGGCGGCATCGCGGCCAAGAAGCTCGGCCTGTTTGCCGTCATGGCCGCGTTCTTCGCCAAGTTCGCCAAGGTGGCGATCCTGGCGGTGGCCGGATTCGGCGCGGCGATCGCCAAGCTGTTCAAACGCAAGTCGAGCACCTGA
- the xseA gene encoding exodeoxyribonuclease VII large subunit — protein MDTPAAAPATPSAVPAPPPPSPAGSGRGGQDVLSVSEVNRRIAGLLERHFALGWVRGEISNFTRAGSGHWYFSLKDAGAQIRCVMFKGRNQYADFTPREGEAVEVRALVTLYEARGELQLSVEAIRRAGLGNLYEAFLRLKAALEAQGLFDAARKRPLPRHPHAIGVVTSLQAAALRDVLTTLHRRAPHVPVVVYPVPVQGAGAAERIAAMLDLVNARAEVDVIILCRGGGSIEDLWAFNEEPVARAVAASGIPIVAGVGHETDVTIVDFVADVRAPTPTGAAELVSPDRARMLRDVAGGWDALSATLRRQLDRRAQTVDWLARRLRSPQAQMRERRAGLAHLEGRLRFALHGRVQRAEHGQRLLAIRLDAARPDIARERTALKGIEAALARAMRATLDRAQTRLSHHQAGLELLAPQRTLERGYAVLLDAKGQAIRDPAALHARARIEARLARGAVDIEIAQVQPKLPEM, from the coding sequence ATGGATACTCCGGCCGCCGCGCCGGCCACGCCGTCGGCCGTTCCGGCACCCCCGCCGCCCTCGCCGGCCGGGTCGGGGCGGGGCGGGCAGGACGTGCTGTCCGTCTCCGAGGTCAACCGGCGCATCGCCGGGCTGCTGGAGCGTCACTTTGCGCTCGGCTGGGTGCGCGGCGAGATTTCGAACTTCACGCGCGCCGGCAGCGGGCACTGGTATTTCTCGCTCAAGGATGCCGGTGCGCAGATCCGCTGCGTGATGTTCAAGGGCCGCAACCAGTACGCCGATTTCACCCCGCGCGAGGGGGAGGCGGTCGAGGTGCGCGCGCTGGTCACGCTGTACGAGGCGCGCGGCGAGCTGCAGTTGAGCGTCGAGGCCATCCGCCGGGCCGGCCTGGGCAATCTGTACGAAGCCTTTCTGCGGCTCAAGGCGGCGCTGGAGGCGCAGGGGCTGTTCGACGCGGCACGTAAGCGCCCACTGCCGCGCCATCCGCATGCGATCGGCGTGGTGACCTCGCTGCAGGCGGCGGCATTGCGCGATGTGCTGACCACGCTGCATCGGCGCGCGCCGCATGTGCCGGTGGTGGTCTATCCCGTACCGGTGCAGGGCGCCGGCGCGGCTGAGCGGATTGCGGCCATGCTCGATCTCGTCAACGCGCGGGCCGAAGTCGATGTGATCATCCTGTGCCGGGGCGGCGGCAGCATCGAAGACCTGTGGGCCTTCAACGAAGAGCCGGTCGCGCGCGCCGTGGCAGCCTCGGGCATTCCCATCGTGGCCGGCGTCGGCCATGAGACCGACGTCACCATCGTCGATTTCGTCGCCGATGTGCGCGCGCCCACGCCAACCGGGGCCGCCGAACTGGTCAGCCCCGACCGCGCCCGTATGCTGCGCGATGTGGCGGGCGGCTGGGACGCGCTGTCCGCGACGCTGCGCCGGCAGCTGGACCGTCGCGCCCAGACGGTCGACTGGCTGGCACGCCGCCTGCGCAGCCCGCAGGCACAGATGCGCGAGCGGCGCGCCGGGCTGGCGCATCTGGAAGGCCGCCTGCGCTTCGCCCTGCATGGCCGCGTGCAGCGCGCCGAGCATGGGCAGCGCCTGCTGGCGATACGGCTGGACGCCGCCCGGCCGGACATCGCGCGCGAACGCACCGCGCTGAAAGGCATCGAGGCCGCGCTGGCACGCGCCATGCGCGCCACGCTGGACCGTGCGCAGACCCGCCTGTCGCATCATCAGGCCGGGCTGGAACTGCTGGCCCCGCAGCGCACGCTGGAGCGCGGCTACGCGGTGCTGCTCGATGCCAAGGGGCAGGCCATCCGCGATCCGGCCGCGCTGCATGCGCGCGCGCGCATCGAGGCGCGGCTGGCGCGCGGCGCGGTCGATATCGAGATCGCCCAGGTCCAGCCCAAGCTGCCCGAGATGTGA
- the adk gene encoding adenylate kinase produces MRLILLGAPGAGKGTQAKFICERFGIPQISTGDMLRAAVKAGTPLGIEAKKVMDAGGLVSDDIIIGLVKDRLQQSDCKNGYLFDGFPRTIPQAEAMKDAGVPIDYVLEIDVPFDAIIERMSGRRVHVASGRTYHVKYNPPKNEGQDDDTGEALIQRDDDKEETVRKRLSVYENQTRPLVDYYSGWAENGNGAAKVAPPKYRKISGIGNVEDITGRVFGALEV; encoded by the coding sequence ATGCGGTTGATTCTGTTGGGCGCACCCGGCGCCGGCAAAGGTACGCAAGCCAAATTCATCTGCGAACGCTTCGGCATTCCGCAGATCTCCACCGGCGACATGCTGCGCGCCGCCGTCAAGGCCGGCACCCCGCTGGGCATCGAAGCCAAGAAGGTGATGGACGCCGGCGGCCTGGTGTCCGACGACATCATCATCGGCCTGGTGAAGGACCGCCTGCAGCAGTCCGACTGCAAGAACGGCTACCTGTTCGACGGCTTCCCGCGCACCATCCCCCAGGCTGAAGCCATGAAGGATGCCGGCGTGCCGATCGACTACGTGCTGGAGATCGACGTGCCGTTCGATGCCATCATCGAGCGCATGAGCGGCCGCCGCGTGCACGTGGCCTCGGGCCGGACCTATCACGTCAAGTACAACCCGCCCAAGAACGAGGGCCAGGACGACGACACCGGCGAGGCGCTGATCCAGCGCGACGACGACAAGGAAGAGACCGTCCGCAAGCGCCTGTCCGTGTACGAGAACCAGACCCGCCCGCTGGTGGACTACTACTCCGGCTGGGCCGAGAACGGCAACGGTGCCGCCAAGGTGGCGCCGCCCAAGTACCGCAAGATCAGCGGGATCGGCAACGTGGAAGACATCACCGGCCGCGTGTTCGGCGCACTGGAAGTCTGA
- the kdsB gene encoding 3-deoxy-manno-octulosonate cytidylyltransferase — translation MSHAPFIAVIPARLASTRLPNKPLADIGGKPMVVRVAERAHQSSAARVVVATDAVSVADACMQHHIEAVLTRADHASGTDRLAEVATVLGLPDDAIVVNVQGDEPLIAPTLIDNVAAHLRDHADCAIATAAHPIHAAADIFNPNVVKVVLDAAERALLFSRAPLPWARDAWTPAALNQPAAERPLPAMPVLRHIGIYAYRVAFLRRFPQLAAAPLEQTEQLEQLRAMWHGERIAVLTTDDAPAAGVDTAEDLARVRAAWSDLLSQDGP, via the coding sequence ATGTCGCACGCGCCGTTCATTGCCGTCATCCCCGCGCGGCTTGCCTCCACGCGGCTGCCCAACAAGCCGCTGGCCGATATCGGCGGCAAGCCGATGGTGGTGCGCGTGGCCGAACGCGCGCATCAGTCATCCGCGGCGCGGGTGGTGGTCGCCACCGATGCCGTCTCGGTGGCCGATGCCTGCATGCAGCACCATATCGAAGCGGTGCTGACCCGCGCCGACCACGCGTCGGGCACGGACCGGCTGGCGGAGGTCGCCACCGTGCTGGGGCTGCCCGATGACGCCATCGTCGTCAACGTGCAGGGCGACGAACCGCTGATCGCCCCGACGCTGATCGACAACGTGGCCGCACACCTGCGCGATCACGCCGATTGCGCCATCGCCACCGCCGCCCATCCCATCCACGCCGCCGCCGATATCTTCAACCCGAACGTGGTCAAGGTCGTGCTGGACGCCGCCGAGCGCGCGCTGCTGTTCTCGCGTGCCCCGCTGCCCTGGGCGCGCGATGCCTGGACGCCCGCCGCGCTGAACCAGCCCGCCGCCGAACGCCCGCTGCCCGCCATGCCGGTACTGCGCCATATCGGCATCTACGCCTACCGCGTCGCCTTCCTGCGCCGCTTCCCGCAGCTGGCCGCCGCGCCGCTGGAGCAGACCGAGCAGCTCGAGCAGCTGCGCGCCATGTGGCACGGCGAACGCATCGCCGTGCTGACCACCGACGATGCGCCGGCCGCCGGCGTCGATACGGCGGAAGACCTCGCCCGCGTGCGCGCGGCATGGAGCGATTTATTGTCGCAGGACGGGCCCTAG
- a CDS encoding site-2 protease family protein: MAKLLILLLSGLKFGKLLTTGGTMLLSVVAYAFVFGWRYAAGFVVLLFIHEMGHYVAARQRGLAVGAPTFIPFVGAWIDLKEQPMDVETEAYIGLAGPVAGTVGAMLCYGLARWTDSQLLLALAYAGCFLNLFNLIPLAPFDGGRITAVLSPRIWFLGVPVLVALFVWRMSPMLVLMAILAAPQLMKAWRYDPDAPENRAYYSISAEARLTFTVYYLGLVVFLAMMTHELHGMLEMIRPAG, from the coding sequence ATGGCCAAACTGCTGATCCTGCTGCTCTCGGGGCTGAAATTCGGCAAGCTGCTGACCACCGGCGGCACCATGCTGCTGTCGGTGGTGGCGTACGCCTTCGTGTTCGGCTGGCGCTATGCGGCGGGCTTCGTGGTGCTGCTGTTCATCCACGAGATGGGCCACTACGTGGCGGCGCGCCAGCGCGGGCTGGCCGTGGGCGCGCCCACCTTCATCCCCTTCGTCGGCGCGTGGATCGACCTGAAGGAACAGCCGATGGATGTCGAGACCGAGGCGTACATCGGCCTGGCCGGCCCGGTCGCGGGCACGGTGGGCGCCATGCTGTGCTACGGCCTGGCGCGCTGGACCGACAGCCAGCTGCTGCTTGCGCTGGCCTATGCCGGGTGCTTCCTGAACCTGTTCAACCTGATCCCGCTGGCGCCGTTCGACGGCGGGCGCATCACCGCGGTGCTGTCGCCACGCATCTGGTTCCTGGGTGTGCCGGTGCTGGTGGCGCTGTTCGTCTGGCGCATGAGCCCGATGCTGGTGCTGATGGCGATCCTGGCCGCGCCGCAGCTGATGAAGGCGTGGCGCTACGATCCCGACGCGCCGGAAAATCGCGCCTACTACAGCATCTCCGCCGAAGCGCGGCTGACCTTCACGGTGTACTACCTGGGCCTGGTCGTGTTCCTGGCGATGATGACCCATGAGCTGCACGGCATGCTGGAGATGATCCGACCGGCCGGTTGA
- a CDS encoding Trm112 family protein codes for MDNRLLEILVCPLCKGTLQHDRAHNELICHVDKLAYPIRDGIPVMLADEARQTVEGTPVDPA; via the coding sequence ATGGACAATCGCCTGCTGGAAATCCTGGTCTGCCCGCTGTGCAAGGGCACGCTGCAACACGACCGCGCCCATAACGAACTGATCTGCCACGTCGACAAGCTGGCCTATCCGATCCGCGACGGCATCCCCGTAATGCTGGCCGACGAGGCGCGCCAGACCGTCGAAGGCACGCCGGTCGATCCGGCCTGA